A single region of the Ziziphus jujuba cultivar Dongzao chromosome 10, ASM3175591v1 genome encodes:
- the LOC107412501 gene encoding uncharacterized protein LOC107412501, giving the protein MDLELLETRYEKLFEELEWLGRGGFGCVIKARHKFDGMEYAIKKVLIHPHNLKEEEDAIREVHVFSQLNHPNILRYNTAWIEDKLTGNSRCAEFPNQADDASSDEDDNDESDDGGVGLCLYIQMEVRPRSLKSELKIRRLERDEVYDILKQILMGLSYLHSRGVVHGDLTPSNIFIDKDNNIKLADFGLSKLMGEDDLSLMCAGAPPYIAPELLHGPCKPSPKLDIFNLGIIFFELLHFFESDLKSPRLTAIDKLRKNQEFPEGFPAAERNLIGRLVNAEPSQRPEMHEVTKEVEVLARGV; this is encoded by the exons ATGGATCTCGAATTACTG gaaactaggtaTGAAAAGCTATTTGAAGAGTTGGAATGGCTAGGTAGAGGAGGGTTTGGTTGTGTGATAAAAGCTAGGCATAAATTTGATGGCATGGAATATGCCATCAAAAAAGTCTTAATCCATCCTCATAAtctgaaggaagaagaagatgcaaTCAG GGAAGTTCATGTTTTTTCGCAACTAAATCATCCAAACATCCTGAGATACAACACG GCTTGGATCGAGGACAAGCTGACTGGCAATAGCCGATGTGCAGAGTTTCCAAATCAGGCGGATGATGCTTCCAGTGATGAGGATGACAATGATGAGTCAGATGATGGTGGTGTGGGTCTCTGTCTCTATATTCAGATGGAAGTCCGTCCAAG GTCATTGAAATCAGAATTGAAAATAAGAAGGTTGGAGAGGGATGAGGTTTATGACATCCTAAAGCAGATATTGATGGGCCTATCCTATCTTCACAGTAGAGGTGTGGTGCATGGAGATCTAACCCCATCTAACATCTTTATTGACAAAGATAACAACATCAAACTTGCAGACTTTGGCCTTT CAAAATTGATGGGGGAAGATGATCTATCTCTGATGTGTGCTGGAGCCCCTCCATACATAGCTCCTGAACTTCTACATGGGCCCTGCAAGCCCAGCCCAAAATTAGATATTTTCAATTTGGGAATCATTTTTTTTGAACTATTACATTTCTTTGAATCTGATCTGAAGAGCCCAAGGTTGACTGCCATTGACAAACTGAGGAAAAATCAGGAATTCCCTGAAGGCTTCCCAGCTGCTGAGAGGAACCTCATTGGAAGATTGGTTAATGCAGAGCCATCTCAAAGACCTGAGATGCATGAAGTAACAAAAGAAGTAGAAGTCTTGGCAAGAGGCGTTTAA